Proteins from a genomic interval of Ictalurus furcatus strain D&B chromosome 2, Billie_1.0, whole genome shotgun sequence:
- the LOC128617073 gene encoding carbohydrate sulfotransferase 12-like → MGKFKYTCYLLLTLSFISVLFYINRQAEDGHERYIYAKPQDSSKPEMKSQLDTEENGRCEGKIHTNPMPPKLTLRQYARKKLVYDLCSTKTILDTRSKWQTFDQIPKWELYNLLVDDRHGIIYCYVPKVACTAWKRIMIVLSEGLKVHGVPYRDPADVPIEDVHGSSLQHLNQYPKVVIKQKLQTYKKFIFVRDPFVRLISAYRDKLQSPNQIYYETIGMDILRTFGNVSNPPASVEKAHADGIVPSFYNFIQYILSLPAGNDTAFDEHWRQTINLCHPCLINYDFIGKMETIEEDAAQLLRILHVDNIVDFKPWIKNKTEPSEIMTWFANIPLEWRRKLYKVYEEDFRLFGYENHEHLDDLHLENIT, encoded by the coding sequence ATGGGCAAGTTTAAGTATACTTGCTATTTACTTTTAACCCTGAGCTTCATTTCAGTTCTGTTTTATATAAACAGACAAGCAGAGGATGGACATGAAAGATATATCTATGCCAAGCCTCAAGATTCTTCTAAGCCGGAAATGAAATCACAGCTGGACACTGAAGAAAACGGGAGATGTGAGGGGAAGATTCACACAAACCCGATGCCACCGAAGCTGACGCTCAGACAGTATGCCAGAAAGAAGCTTGTTTATGACCTGTGCAGCACAAAAACCATATTGGACACCAGAAGCAAATGGCAGACATTTGACCAAATTCCCAAGTGGGAGTTGTACAATTTGCTTGTAGACGATCGGCATGGAATAATCTACTGCTATGTTCCAAAAGTTGCCTGCACTGCATGGAAACGGATCATGATTGTTCTGAGTGAGGGCCTGAAGGTGCATGGTGTACCTTACAGGGACCCTGCAGACGTCCCCATCGAAGATGTTCATGGATCCTCTCTACAGCACCTTAACCAATACCCGAAGGTAGtgataaaacaaaaacttcAGACATACAAAAAGTTCATATTTGTCAGAGATCCATTTGTTAGACTGATTTCAGCCTACAGAGATAAGTTACAAAGCCCAAATCAGATATATTATGAAACAATAGGGATGGACATATTACGCACATTTGGAAATGTCTCTAATCCGCCAGCATCAGTAGAGAAAGCCCATGCTGATGGCATTGTTCCTTCTTTCTACAACTTTATCCAATATATACTGAGCCTCCCAGCAGGCAACGACACAGCATTTGATGAACATTGGCGACAAACAATTAACTTGTGCCATCCCTGCCTGATTAATTATGACTTTATCGGGAAGATGGAAACCATCGAGGAAGATGCTGCTCAACTACTACGAATTCTCCATGTTGATAACATTGTCGACTTTAAACCATGgatcaaaaataaaacagagccAAGTGAGATAATGACCTGGTTTGCCAACATCCCCTTGGAGTGGAGGAGGAAACTCTACAAAGTTTATGAGGAAGACTTCAGACTGTTTGGATATGAAAATCATGAACACCTAGACGATCTCCATCTTGAAAACATCACCTGA
- the LOC128620462 gene encoding carbohydrate sulfotransferase 12-like, with product MFRLPHLPDEMGKFKYTYYFLLTLSFISVLFYVNRETEDEKYIYAKPQDSSKPEMKPRLDTEENGRCEGKIHTSPMPPKLTLRQYARKKLVYDMCSTKTILDTRSKWQTFDQIPKWELHNLLVDDRHGIIYCYVPKVACTAWKRIIIVLSESLKVHGVPYRDPADVPIEDVHGSSLQHLNQYPKVVIKQKLQTYKKFIFVRDPFVRLISAYRDKLQSPNQIYYETIGMDILRTFGNVSNPPASVEKAHADGIVPSFYNFIHYILSLPAGNDTAFDEHWRQTINLCHPCLINYDFIGKMETIEEDAAQLLRILHVDNIVDFKPWVKSKTDPREIMTWFANIPLEWRRKLYKLYEEDFRLFGYENHEHLDDLHLENII from the coding sequence ATGTTCAGACTCCCACACCTACCAGACGAAATGGGCAAGTTTAAGTATACTTACTATTTTCTTTTAACTCTGAGCTTCATTTCAGTTCTGTTTTATGTGAACAGAGAAACAGAGGATGAAAAATATATCTATGCCAAGCCTCAAGATTCTTCTAAGCCAGAAATGAAACCACGGCTGGACACTGAAGAAAACGGGAGATGTGAGGGCAAGATCCACACAAGCCCGATGCCACCGAAGCTGACGCTCAGACAGTATGCCAGAAAGAAGCTTGTTTATGACATGTGCAGCACAAAAACCATATTGGACACCAGAAGCAAATGGCAGACATTTGACCAAATTCCCAAGTGGGAGTTGCACAATTTGCTTGTAGACGACCGGCATGGAATAATCTACTGCTATGTTCCAAAAGTTGCCTGCACTGCATGGAAACGGATCATAATTGTTCTGAGTGAGAGCCTGAAGGTGCATGGTGTACCTTACAGGGACCCTGCAGACGTCCCCATCGAAGATGTTCATGGATCCTCTCTACAGCACCTTAACCAATACCCGAAGGTAGtgataaaacaaaaacttcAGACATACAAAAAGTTCATATTTGTCAGAGATCCATTTGTTAGACTGATTTCAGCCTACAGAGATAAGTTACAAAGCCCAAATCAGATATATTATGAAACAATAGGGATGGACATATTACGCACATTTGGAAATGTCTCTAATCCGCCAGCATCAGTAGAGAAAGCCCATGCTGATGGCATTGTTCCTTCTTTCTACAACTTTATCCATTATATACTGAGCCTCCCAGCAGGCAACGACACAGCATTTGATGAACATTGGCGACAAACAATTAACTTGTGCCATCCCTGCCTGATTAATTATGACTTTATCGGGAAGATGGAAACCATCGAGGAAGATGCTGCTCAACTGCTACGAATTCTCCATGTTGATAACATTGTCGACTTTAAACCATGGGtcaaaagtaaaacagacccACGTGAGATTATGACCTGGTTTGCCAACATCCCCTTGGAGTGGAGGAGGAAACTCTACAAACTTTATGAGGAAGACTTCAGACTGTTTGGATATGAAAATCATGAACACCTAGACGATCTCCATCTTGAAAACATCATCTAA